Proteins from a genomic interval of Shewanella seohaensis:
- a CDS encoding MlaA family lipoprotein — protein MKLKWLGVLLGFALLPKVYGAEATVPEATPKDTASAVKITYDDPRDPFEGFNRAMWDFNYLYLDRYIYRPVAHGYNDYLPLPAKTGINNFVQNLEEPSSLVNNALQGKWGWAANAGGRFTVNTTIGLLGVFDVADMMGMPRKQDEFNEVLGYYGVPNGPYFMAPFAGPYVVRELASDWVDGLYFPLSELTVWQSIVKWGLKSLHARASAIDQERLVDNALDPYTFVKDAYLQHMDYKVYDGNVPQKQEDDELLDQYMQELE, from the coding sequence ATGAAGTTGAAATGGCTAGGGGTACTTTTAGGATTTGCATTACTGCCTAAGGTGTATGGGGCAGAGGCGACTGTACCTGAGGCTACTCCAAAGGATACGGCTTCAGCAGTAAAGATTACTTACGATGACCCGCGTGATCCCTTTGAGGGGTTTAACCGTGCAATGTGGGATTTCAACTATCTGTATTTAGACCGGTATATTTATCGTCCTGTCGCACATGGATATAACGATTATCTGCCATTGCCCGCAAAAACGGGGATAAACAACTTCGTACAGAATTTGGAAGAACCGAGTAGCCTAGTTAACAACGCCTTACAGGGTAAATGGGGCTGGGCAGCAAATGCTGGTGGCCGTTTTACGGTGAACACCACAATCGGTTTACTCGGGGTATTTGATGTGGCGGATATGATGGGGATGCCACGCAAGCAAGATGAATTTAACGAAGTGCTAGGCTACTACGGCGTGCCAAACGGACCGTACTTTATGGCTCCGTTTGCCGGCCCCTATGTGGTGCGAGAACTCGCATCGGATTGGGTTGATGGTCTATACTTTCCACTATCTGAGCTAACAGTGTGGCAATCCATTGTTAAATGGGGACTTAAGAGTCTTCATGCGAGAGCGTCGGCGATTGACCAAGAAAGGCTTGTTGATAATGCGCTCGATCCTTATACCTTTGTGAAAGATGCGTACTTACAACACATGGACTATAAAGTCTATGATGGCAATGTTCCTCAAAAACAAGAAGATGATGAGTTGCTCGATCAGTACATGCAGGAACTTGAGTAA
- a CDS encoding response regulator — MALNDVSILLVEDDPVFRQIVATFLIGRGAEVVQACDGEQGLSIFKQQRFDIILADLSMPKLGGLDMLKEMSKLEPLVPSIVVSGNNVMADVVEALRVGACDYLVKPVPDLFIIEQAIKQGLQRHHSDDVTQAEFDALSNQELKDNLVLLEQSVEAAKQVQQQLFPASNISYPTAKVDYSLFKSSDISSYFIDSTMVGSDYLIMYMAHLYPEDNRAAFACVLLRSFVNQKLKSYRSGQSKTIIEPFNMLSYLNERLVKSGLDITVDIIYVAIELTRYRAAIAQAGKGLRCYLRNDEGLSPLALSESLQLGMLDWGKPSIQFRTILPQEQLCIATSEPEHKQQLLENQFKGLVYDSQLPAGGFMQLSL; from the coding sequence ATGGCGTTAAATGATGTTTCTATTCTTTTGGTCGAAGACGACCCGGTCTTTAGGCAAATCGTCGCCACTTTTCTGATTGGGCGCGGTGCCGAAGTTGTGCAGGCCTGCGATGGTGAGCAGGGATTGTCCATTTTCAAGCAACAACGTTTCGATATCATTCTTGCCGATCTTAGCATGCCTAAACTCGGTGGGCTCGATATGCTCAAGGAAATGAGTAAATTAGAGCCGCTGGTGCCATCAATTGTGGTCTCTGGCAATAACGTAATGGCGGATGTCGTTGAAGCCCTGCGTGTTGGTGCCTGTGATTATCTCGTAAAACCCGTCCCCGATTTATTTATCATCGAACAAGCGATAAAGCAGGGGTTGCAACGACACCATTCCGATGATGTGACTCAAGCCGAGTTTGATGCTTTATCTAATCAAGAGCTCAAGGATAACTTGGTTCTGTTAGAACAAAGTGTCGAGGCTGCTAAGCAAGTTCAGCAGCAGCTGTTTCCTGCCTCTAACATCAGCTATCCCACGGCCAAAGTGGATTACAGTCTATTTAAGAGTAGCGATATCAGCAGTTACTTTATTGATTCCACTATGGTGGGTAGTGACTACCTCATCATGTATATGGCCCATCTCTATCCCGAAGACAATAGAGCGGCTTTTGCCTGTGTATTGCTGCGCAGTTTTGTTAACCAAAAGCTCAAAAGTTATCGTAGTGGCCAAAGCAAGACGATCATCGAGCCCTTTAATATGTTGAGTTATTTGAACGAGCGTTTAGTTAAATCTGGCCTCGATATTACAGTCGATATTATTTATGTCGCTATCGAATTAACTCGGTATCGCGCCGCGATTGCGCAAGCTGGTAAGGGGCTGAGGTGCTACTTGCGTAATGATGAAGGTTTGAGTCCATTAGCGCTTTCTGAGAGCTTGCAATTGGGGATGTTAGACTGGGGGAAACCGAGCATTCAGTTTCGCACTATATTGCCGCAGGAGCAGCTTTGTATTGCGACCAG